The Paracoccus sp. MC1862 genome includes a window with the following:
- a CDS encoding DUF3422 family protein, with the protein MTEPAAMPRTTPQQLDHPLRYEMVNELHARPSPRLAVPCTAVYLAFKEPWDAANRDRSVDIAHLAELVMRHGAPAPQDDAGHYAAQLGRHELRWESHTEFVSYAGFTPGQPHRPFDPALAEMFPADWQARAPGRRVAAAMVHVATMPDDPDAITPLLSSWFATDGLVAVQVLDGTAVVATDFRIDPAGWMRFAVFAAPDLGAGRLGRVVQRLLELETYRAMSMLALPRVRALNATMNTLETRLTALVERLGDDTRPAETVLHELLTLSLKLESAATQHGFRFGATRAYEAIVHDRIASLREKRFQGRQTLNEFMVRRFLPAMRTVQSAELRLDAMVDRAARAGELLRTRVDVQRSGQNQALLERMDRRADLQLRLQHTVEGLSVVAISYYAVGLLGYAVYPLAESAGIERSILIAALTPLVVLTVWLGMRRVRAKLHDAAGDRAGHGDL; encoded by the coding sequence ATGACCGAACCCGCCGCCATGCCCCGGACCACCCCGCAGCAGCTGGACCACCCGCTGCGCTACGAGATGGTGAACGAACTGCACGCCCGCCCCTCGCCGCGGCTGGCGGTGCCCTGCACGGCGGTCTATCTGGCCTTCAAGGAGCCTTGGGACGCCGCCAACCGCGACCGCAGCGTCGACATCGCGCATCTGGCCGAACTGGTCATGCGGCATGGCGCCCCGGCGCCCCAAGACGACGCCGGCCACTATGCCGCCCAACTCGGCCGGCACGAACTGCGATGGGAAAGCCATACCGAGTTCGTCAGCTACGCCGGCTTCACCCCCGGCCAGCCGCATCGCCCCTTCGACCCTGCGCTGGCCGAGATGTTCCCCGCCGACTGGCAGGCCCGCGCGCCGGGCCGCCGGGTGGCGGCGGCGATGGTCCATGTCGCGACGATGCCGGACGATCCAGACGCGATCACGCCGCTTCTGTCGTCCTGGTTCGCGACCGACGGGCTGGTCGCGGTGCAGGTGCTGGACGGCACGGCAGTGGTCGCCACCGACTTCCGCATCGACCCGGCGGGCTGGATGCGCTTTGCCGTCTTCGCCGCGCCGGACCTGGGGGCAGGGCGGCTGGGGCGCGTGGTGCAGCGGCTGCTGGAACTGGAAACCTACCGCGCGATGTCGATGCTGGCGCTGCCGCGGGTGCGGGCGCTGAATGCCACCATGAACACGCTGGAAACCCGCCTGACGGCGCTGGTCGAAAGGCTCGGCGACGACACCCGGCCGGCCGAAACGGTGCTGCACGAGTTGCTGACCCTGTCGCTCAAGCTCGAATCGGCGGCGACGCAGCACGGCTTCCGCTTCGGCGCGACGCGGGCCTACGAGGCGATCGTCCATGACCGCATCGCGTCCTTGCGCGAGAAGCGCTTTCAGGGGCGGCAGACGCTGAACGAATTCATGGTGCGCCGCTTCCTGCCCGCGATGCGGACGGTCCAGTCGGCCGAGTTGCGGCTGGACGCGATGGTGGACCGCGCCGCGCGGGCGGGCGAGCTGCTGCGGACCCGCGTCGATGTCCAGCGCAGCGGCCAGAACCAGGCGCTGCTGGAACGCATGGACCGCCGCGCCGACCTGCAACTGCGCCTGCAGCACACGGTCGAGGGGCTGTCGGTCGTCGCGATCAGCTATTACGCCGTGGGCCTTCTGGGCTATGCGGTCTATCCTCTGGCCGAATCCGCGGGGATCGAGCGCAGCATCCTCATCGCGGCGCTGACGCCGCTGGTGGTGCTGACCGTCTGGCTGGGGATGCGGCGAGTAAGGGCGAAGCTGCACGATGCCGCCGGCGACCGTGCCGGCCACGGCGACCTTTGA
- a CDS encoding arsenate reductase family protein → MLGLSHCSTCQKAQAALEEAGWSVDFRDVRDAPLSQDERARLVSDFGDKLINRASLTWRGMSEEERAEDPVAMLQARPSVMKRPAIVAGDQRFLGWTASVKRALGVPA, encoded by the coding sequence ATGCTCGGGCTTTCGCATTGCTCGACCTGCCAGAAGGCACAGGCAGCGCTGGAGGAAGCCGGCTGGAGCGTGGACTTCCGCGATGTCAGGGACGCGCCGCTGTCGCAGGACGAACGCGCGCGTCTTGTTTCCGATTTCGGCGACAAGCTCATCAACCGGGCCAGCCTGACTTGGCGCGGGATGTCCGAGGAGGAACGCGCCGAGGACCCAGTCGCGATGCTTCAGGCGCGTCCCTCGGTGATGAAGCGGCCCGCCATCGTCGCCGGGGACCAGCGGTTCCTGGGCTGGACAGCAAGCGTCAAGCGGGCGCTCGGGGTGCCTGCGTGA
- a CDS encoding YitT family protein, which translates to MNSATPIAPDSPALPEPHPHSRLEDAQGIIFGAVMAAFGALLLGSAGLITGQLAGLALLIAQATGWGFGPVYLVLSLPFYGFGYRRMGLGFLRRTIAAVLLMVAASMLLPKLISFDSLHPGAAALLAGFVSGAGLLALFRHRTSLGGIGAVALDLQDRLGVKAGWVQMGFDAVLFAVALMVLPLERVLWSASGAAVLNLVIAINHRRDRYIV; encoded by the coding sequence ATGAACAGCGCTACGCCGATTGCCCCGGACAGCCCTGCACTGCCCGAGCCTCATCCGCACAGCCGGCTCGAGGATGCACAGGGAATCATCTTCGGCGCGGTCATGGCCGCCTTCGGGGCATTGCTGCTGGGCAGCGCGGGGCTGATCACCGGGCAGCTTGCGGGACTCGCGCTGCTGATCGCGCAGGCGACCGGCTGGGGCTTTGGGCCGGTCTATCTGGTGCTGAGCCTGCCTTTCTACGGCTTCGGCTACCGGCGGATGGGACTTGGATTCCTGCGCCGCACCATCGCGGCGGTGCTGCTGATGGTGGCGGCCTCAATGCTGCTGCCGAAGCTCATCAGCTTCGACAGCCTGCATCCGGGCGCGGCAGCTCTGCTGGCGGGCTTCGTCTCGGGCGCGGGGCTGCTGGCGCTGTTCCGGCATCGCACCAGCCTCGGCGGGATCGGGGCCGTGGCGCTGGATCTCCAGGACCGCCTGGGGGTCAAGGCGGGCTGGGTGCAGATGGGCTTCGACGCGGTGCTGTTCGCCGTCGCGCTCATGGTCCTGCCGCTGGAACGGGTGCTTTGGTCAGCGTCGGGCGCGGCGGTTCTGAACCTCGTCATTGCGATCAACCACCGCCGCGACCGCTATATCGTCTGA
- a CDS encoding nucleoside hydrolase, with product MTQKIIIDTDPGQDDAVAILLALGAPELEVLGLTVVAGNVPLSLTLRNALQICELAGRRDLPVHAGCEAPLEGRLITAEHIHGETGLAGVDLPEPTMPVAPGHAADFIVETIRREPAGSVTLVPIGPLTNIAEALRRAPDIAGRVGRIVLMGGGTFGNVTPAAEFNIHVDPLAAAEVFASGADLVVLPLDATHRALTSRDWIETMRATGPIGAAVAGWTSSYERFDREKYSAEGAPLHDPCAVAWVIDPSLFTGRRVNVEIETGGHWTRGMTVADWWGATDRALNALFIRDLDRDRLFDLMTHRISRLDAEHTSATR from the coding sequence ATGACGCAGAAGATCATCATCGACACCGATCCGGGCCAGGACGACGCCGTGGCGATCCTGCTCGCGCTGGGCGCCCCCGAACTCGAGGTGCTGGGCCTCACGGTCGTTGCCGGAAACGTTCCGCTTTCCCTGACGCTGCGGAACGCCCTGCAGATCTGCGAGCTTGCCGGCCGTCGCGACCTCCCCGTTCATGCCGGCTGCGAGGCGCCGCTGGAGGGTCGGCTGATCACGGCCGAGCATATCCATGGCGAAACTGGCCTTGCCGGTGTGGATCTGCCCGAGCCCACGATGCCGGTAGCTCCCGGCCATGCCGCCGATTTCATCGTCGAGACGATCCGGCGAGAGCCTGCGGGCAGCGTGACCCTTGTGCCCATCGGGCCGCTGACGAACATCGCCGAGGCCCTCCGCCGCGCCCCCGACATTGCCGGCCGGGTCGGGCGCATCGTCCTGATGGGCGGCGGCACCTTCGGCAACGTGACGCCCGCCGCCGAGTTCAACATCCACGTCGATCCCCTTGCCGCCGCCGAGGTCTTTGCCTCGGGCGCCGATCTGGTGGTCCTGCCGCTGGATGCGACGCACAGGGCGCTGACCAGCCGCGACTGGATCGAGACGATGCGCGCAACCGGCCCGATCGGTGCTGCGGTCGCCGGCTGGACCTCCTCCTACGAACGCTTCGACCGCGAGAAATACAGCGCCGAGGGGGCGCCGCTGCACGATCCCTGCGCCGTCGCCTGGGTTATTGACCCGAGCCTTTTCACGGGGCGTCGCGTCAATGTCGAGATCGAGACCGGGGGCCACTGGACCCGCGGCATGACCGTCGCCGACTGGTGGGGCGCGACGGACCGCGCGCTGAACGCGCTCTTCATTCGCGATCTGGACCGTGACAGGCTGTTTGACCTGATGACCCACCGGATCAGCCGGCTGGATGCAGAACACACCAGCGCCACACGATAG
- the ctrA gene encoding response regulator transcription factor CtrA: MRILLVEDDPTTARSIELMLSHANFNVYLTDMGEEGVDLAKLYDYDLILLDLDLPDMNGMEVLRQIRLSRVDTPILILTGSDDTEIKLRGFGFGADDYMTKPFHREELVARIQAIIRRSKGHSQAVIRTGRMVVNIDARSVEVEGRAVNLTGKEYQMLELLSLRKGTTLTKEMFLNHLYGGMDEPELKIIDVFICKLRKKLSEALGGENHIETVWGRGYVLRDPQESVRAERMAVGA; the protein is encoded by the coding sequence ATGCGGATTCTGCTGGTCGAGGATGATCCGACCACCGCGCGCAGCATCGAACTGATGCTCAGCCACGCCAATTTCAACGTCTACCTGACCGACATGGGCGAAGAGGGCGTGGATCTTGCCAAGCTGTATGACTACGATCTGATCCTGCTGGACCTGGACCTGCCCGACATGAACGGGATGGAGGTCCTGCGCCAGATCCGCCTGTCGCGGGTGGACACGCCGATCCTGATCCTGACCGGTTCCGACGACACCGAGATCAAGCTGCGCGGCTTCGGCTTCGGCGCCGACGACTACATGACCAAGCCCTTCCACCGGGAAGAGCTGGTCGCCCGCATCCAGGCCATCATCCGCCGCTCCAAGGGCCACAGCCAGGCTGTCATCCGCACCGGACGCATGGTCGTCAACATCGACGCCCGCTCGGTCGAGGTGGAAGGGCGCGCGGTGAACCTGACGGGCAAGGAATACCAGATGCTCGAGCTTCTCAGCCTGCGCAAGGGCACGACGCTGACGAAGGAAATGTTCCTGAACCATCTTTACGGCGGCATGGACGAGCCGGAACTCAAGATCATCGACGTCTTCATCTGCAAGCTGCGCAAGAAGCTCAGCGAAGCGCTGGGCGGCGAGAACCACATCGAGACGGTCTGGGGCCGCGGCTATGTCCTGCGCGACCCGCAGGAATCGGTGCGGGCCGAGCGGATGGCCGTCGGAGCCTGA
- a CDS encoding DUF1153 domain-containing protein gives MTHRDKRQPRGKQAMFVRKSSRPRTATLGDGTVLTLADLPTGTERWVARRKATVVQAIDHGLLTRDEAIARYGLSEEELDGWIATSSCLGPAALKVKAIRKNRLRST, from the coding sequence ATGACACACAGGGACAAACGGCAACCACGGGGAAAGCAAGCCATGTTCGTCCGAAAATCTTCGCGTCCCAGGACAGCGACCCTGGGGGATGGCACCGTGCTGACGCTTGCAGACCTGCCCACGGGAACGGAACGCTGGGTTGCCCGGCGCAAGGCGACGGTTGTGCAGGCCATTGACCATGGGCTTCTGACCCGCGACGAGGCGATCGCCCGCTACGGGCTCAGCGAGGAGGAACTGGACGGCTGGATCGCCACCTCCTCGTGCTTGGGACCGGCGGCGCTGAAGGTGAAGGCGATCCGCAAAAATCGCCTGCGCTCAACCTGA
- the mnmA gene encoding tRNA 2-thiouridine(34) synthase MnmA, whose translation MTVQDPRGTAPALNSLGFARPPAETRVVVAMSGGVDSSVVAALLKSEGYDVIGVTLQLYDHGAALKKKGACCAGQDIHDARRVAERIGIPHYVLDYENRFRESVIEEFADAYLAGATPVPCIRCNERVKFRDLLETARELDADCMATGHYIRRLEGADGAELHMAADGNRDQSYFLFSTTREQLEFLRFPLGGLASKAETRALAARYGLVVADKPDSQDICFVPEGNYAAVIEKLRPGAADPGDIVDMEGNVLGQHRGVIHYTIGQRRGLGIGGLGDPLYVVRLDPGARHVVVGPRSALATRTVPVAEVNWLGDGAFTDMAEREIAVRIRSTRPPAPAMLRPTGPTTAEVVLAEAEQGVSPGQACVFYEAGSTRVLGGGWITKRESRR comes from the coding sequence GTGACAGTGCAAGATCCGCGCGGCACCGCGCCCGCCCTGAACAGCCTCGGCTTTGCCCGTCCCCCCGCCGAAACGCGGGTCGTCGTCGCCATGTCGGGCGGCGTCGACAGTTCGGTGGTGGCCGCGCTGCTCAAGTCGGAAGGCTATGACGTGATCGGCGTCACCCTGCAGTTGTATGACCACGGCGCCGCGCTGAAGAAGAAAGGCGCCTGCTGCGCCGGTCAGGACATCCACGACGCCCGTCGCGTGGCGGAACGCATCGGCATCCCGCATTACGTGCTGGATTACGAGAACCGTTTCCGCGAGTCGGTGATCGAGGAATTCGCCGACGCCTATCTGGCGGGGGCGACCCCGGTCCCCTGCATCCGCTGCAACGAGCGGGTGAAGTTCCGCGACCTGCTGGAAACCGCGCGCGAGCTGGACGCCGACTGCATGGCGACCGGCCATTACATCCGCCGCCTGGAAGGCGCGGACGGGGCCGAACTGCACATGGCCGCGGACGGCAACCGCGACCAGAGCTATTTCCTGTTCTCGACCACCCGCGAGCAATTGGAATTCCTGCGCTTTCCGCTGGGCGGCCTTGCAAGCAAGGCAGAGACGCGGGCGTTGGCCGCGCGCTACGGGCTGGTTGTCGCCGACAAGCCGGACAGCCAGGACATCTGCTTCGTGCCCGAAGGCAACTATGCCGCGGTGATCGAGAAGCTGCGCCCCGGCGCCGCCGATCCCGGCGATATCGTGGACATGGAGGGCAACGTGCTGGGGCAGCATCGCGGCGTGATCCACTATACTATCGGCCAGCGCCGCGGCCTCGGCATCGGGGGCTTGGGCGATCCGCTTTATGTGGTGCGGCTGGATCCCGGGGCGCGCCATGTGGTCGTCGGACCGCGTTCGGCGCTGGCGACCCGGACCGTGCCGGTGGCCGAGGTCAACTGGCTGGGCGACGGCGCTTTCACCGATATGGCGGAACGCGAGATCGCCGTCCGCATCCGCTCGACCCGGCCGCCCGCGCCGGCGATGCTGCGCCCCACCGGCCCAACCACGGCCGAGGTCGTTCTTGCCGAGGCCGAGCAGGGCGTCAGCCCCGGACAGGCCTGCGTCTTCTACGAAGCCGGATCGACCCGCGTGCTGGGCGGTGGCTGGATCACCAAAAGGGAGTCACGTCGATGA
- a CDS encoding glutathione peroxidase, protein MSEPAEIGIRMNNGQEARLADWAGHVVLVVNVASKCGLTPQYEGLEALHRAKKDQGLVILGVPANDFKQQEPGTDAEILDFCQTRFDISFPLAARTSVVGADKHALYAHLIAEAPAAEGDGPWRTRLEGFGIPVNPAPEVQWNFEKFLIGRDGSVVGRFAPDVAADDPRLVAAIDRALAKPA, encoded by the coding sequence ATGAGCGAGCCGGCCGAAATCGGGATCAGGATGAACAACGGCCAAGAGGCCCGGCTGGCTGACTGGGCCGGCCATGTGGTGCTGGTCGTCAATGTCGCCTCGAAATGCGGTCTGACCCCCCAGTATGAGGGGCTGGAGGCCCTGCATCGCGCGAAAAAGGATCAGGGGCTGGTCATCCTCGGCGTGCCCGCCAACGACTTCAAGCAGCAGGAACCGGGGACTGACGCCGAGATCCTCGATTTCTGCCAGACCCGCTTTGACATCAGCTTTCCGCTGGCCGCCAGGACCTCTGTCGTGGGCGCGGACAAGCACGCGCTTTATGCGCATCTGATCGCCGAGGCGCCGGCTGCGGAAGGCGACGGGCCGTGGCGCACCCGGCTGGAAGGCTTCGGGATTCCCGTGAATCCGGCGCCCGAGGTGCAGTGGAACTTTGAGAAATTCCTGATTGGTCGCGATGGCTCGGTTGTTGGCCGCTTTGCGCCCGACGTCGCGGCGGACGATCCGCGGCTGGTCGCGGCCATCGACCGCGCGCTGGCCAAGCCGGCCTGA
- a CDS encoding SufE family protein, whose amino-acid sequence MATPAFEDIADTFDFLDSWEDRYRHVIELGRAMPPMDPALQVPATKVDGCASQVWIMPRVQDGRFDFQGESDALIVRGLIAVLHALYSGLPVDEVEKVDAPAELGRLGLDAHLSAQRSNGLRAMVQRIRDSAAAAVA is encoded by the coding sequence ATGGCCACGCCCGCCTTTGAAGACATCGCCGACACCTTCGACTTCCTCGACAGTTGGGAAGACCGCTACCGCCACGTGATCGAGCTTGGCCGTGCCATGCCGCCGATGGACCCGGCGCTGCAGGTCCCCGCCACCAAGGTCGATGGCTGTGCGAGCCAGGTCTGGATCATGCCGAGGGTCCAGGATGGCCGCTTCGACTTCCAGGGCGAGAGCGACGCGCTGATCGTGCGCGGCCTGATCGCGGTGCTGCACGCGCTTTATTCCGGCCTGCCCGTGGATGAGGTCGAAAAGGTGGATGCCCCGGCCGAGCTTGGGCGGCTCGGCCTTGACGCGCATCTGTCGGCCCAGCGGTCGAACGGCCTGCGGGCCATGGTCCAGCGCATCCGTGACAGCGCGGCTGCCGCGGTGGCTTGA
- a CDS encoding GNAT family N-acetyltransferase — MDQPELLTGNRTYGTATPDLAQSDAQAPIPAGRFILRPLRTSDSGLIQHYTADRRVAEGTRAIPHPLPPGAAEQYVARATAPNRTEDVWAIDAAASGLGELLGVVSLTRIEPDRSELGFWIGSGFWNTGVATEAVQALVAANPHRSRTLFAEAFQDNPGSAKVLTNAGFAYLGDAESWSVARNALVPTWTYLRQMR; from the coding sequence ATGGATCAGCCCGAACTTTTGACCGGCAACCGGACCTATGGCACGGCGACGCCGGATCTTGCGCAGTCGGACGCCCAGGCCCCGATTCCGGCCGGCCGGTTTATATTGCGCCCGCTTCGCACCTCGGATTCGGGGCTGATCCAGCATTACACCGCGGATCGCCGCGTGGCTGAGGGGACGCGGGCAATCCCCCATCCCCTGCCGCCCGGAGCGGCCGAGCAATATGTGGCCCGCGCCACGGCCCCAAACCGGACCGAGGATGTCTGGGCCATCGACGCGGCCGCTTCGGGGCTAGGCGAGCTTCTGGGCGTCGTCTCTCTGACCCGGATCGAGCCTGACAGGTCCGAGCTCGGCTTCTGGATAGGCTCGGGTTTCTGGAACACTGGCGTGGCGACCGAAGCCGTGCAGGCGCTGGTGGCGGCGAACCCGCATCGCTCGCGCACCCTGTTCGCCGAAGCGTTCCAGGATAATCCCGGCTCGGCCAAGGTGCTGACCAATGCGGGCTTTGCCTATCTTGGCGATGCGGAAAGCTGGTCGGTTGCGCGCAACGCGCTGGTGCCGACCTGGACCTATCTGCGCCAGATGCGCTGA
- the rpmA gene encoding 50S ribosomal protein L27 translates to MAHKKAGGSSRNGRDSAGRRLGVKLFGGQSALAGNIIVRQRGTQWWPGQNVGMGRDHTLFALTEGTVTFRKGLKGRTFISIEPAAIAAE, encoded by the coding sequence ATGGCACACAAGAAAGCAGGCGGCTCGTCCCGGAACGGCCGCGATTCTGCCGGTCGCCGTCTTGGCGTCAAGCTGTTCGGCGGCCAGTCCGCCCTTGCCGGCAACATCATCGTGCGTCAGCGCGGCACCCAGTGGTGGCCGGGCCAGAACGTCGGCATGGGCCGCGACCACACGCTGTTCGCCCTGACCGAAGGCACCGTCACCTTCCGCAAGGGCCTGAAGGGTCGAACCTTCATCTCGATCGAACCCGCGGCCATCGCGGCCGAGTAA
- a CDS encoding ABC-F family ATP-binding cassette domain-containing protein: protein MARAPLLQLTDISLTFGGNPVFEGLSLTVHPGDRVALVGRNGSGKSTLMKVMAGLVEPDGGEVIVPTGTTVGYMEQDPDLSAYATLGEFAAAGLGPGEDYRVEMAAEGLKFDPDRPVATASGGERRRAALARLLAEAPELMLLDEPTNHLDIEAIGWLEQQLSETRAAFVLISHDRAFLRRLTRATLWIDRGEVRRQEKGFEDFEEWREETWAVEDDARHKLDRKIKAEARWAVEGISARRKRNMGRVRALQAMRAERAGQIRRQGTAAMALESGQQSGKRVIEAKGISKAFGDRVILRPFDLRVMRGDRVAFVGPNGAGKTTLIKMLTGEILPDTGTVTHGTNLEIAVFDQARSSIDDNVSLWEALTNDPAMRVSGRSDQIMVRGQPKHVVGYLKDFLFDDAQARAPVGSLSGGEKARLLLARIMARPSNLLVLDEPTNDLDIETLDLLQDILGEYDGTVLLVSHDRDFIDRVADTTVAMEGDGRALIYAGGWSDYRAQRGEDAPEAVTAPERPAKAEAAKADAPRRNGLSFTEKHRLEALPAIMERTEAEIAKLAEFLAQPDLFQTAPAKFAKASEGLAERQMALAAAEEEWLQLAERAED from the coding sequence ATGGCCCGCGCACCCCTTCTGCAACTGACCGACATATCGCTCACCTTCGGCGGCAATCCCGTGTTCGAGGGGCTGTCCCTGACTGTCCATCCCGGCGACCGGGTGGCTCTGGTCGGGCGCAACGGCTCGGGCAAGTCCACGCTGATGAAGGTCATGGCCGGGCTGGTCGAACCCGACGGGGGCGAGGTCATTGTCCCCACCGGCACCACCGTCGGCTATATGGAGCAGGACCCGGACCTGTCGGCCTATGCGACCTTGGGCGAGTTCGCCGCGGCGGGCCTTGGCCCTGGCGAGGACTACCGCGTCGAAATGGCGGCCGAAGGGCTGAAGTTCGACCCTGACCGCCCCGTCGCCACCGCGAGCGGCGGCGAGCGCAGGCGGGCGGCTCTGGCGCGCCTGCTGGCCGAGGCGCCGGAACTGATGTTGCTGGACGAACCCACGAACCACCTCGACATCGAGGCGATCGGCTGGCTGGAACAGCAGCTTTCCGAGACGCGGGCGGCCTTCGTCCTGATTTCGCACGACCGCGCCTTTTTGCGGCGGCTGACGCGGGCGACGCTGTGGATCGACCGGGGCGAGGTGCGGCGGCAGGAAAAGGGCTTCGAGGACTTCGAGGAATGGCGCGAGGAAACCTGGGCCGTCGAGGACGACGCGCGCCACAAGCTGGACCGCAAGATCAAGGCCGAGGCGCGCTGGGCCGTGGAGGGCATCAGCGCCCGGCGCAAGCGCAACATGGGCCGGGTGCGGGCGCTGCAGGCGATGCGGGCAGAGCGCGCGGGACAGATCCGGCGGCAGGGCACGGCGGCGATGGCGCTGGAATCAGGCCAGCAGTCGGGCAAGCGGGTGATCGAGGCCAAGGGGATCTCCAAGGCTTTCGGTGATCGGGTGATCCTGCGGCCCTTCGATCTGCGGGTGATGCGCGGCGACCGGGTCGCCTTTGTCGGGCCGAACGGGGCGGGGAAGACAACGCTGATCAAGATGCTGACGGGGGAGATACTACCCGACACCGGGACGGTGACTCATGGCACCAATCTTGAGATCGCCGTCTTCGATCAGGCCCGTTCCTCCATCGACGACAACGTGTCGCTTTGGGAGGCGCTGACGAACGACCCCGCGATGCGGGTCTCGGGCCGGTCCGATCAGATCATGGTGCGCGGCCAGCCGAAGCACGTCGTGGGATATCTCAAGGATTTCCTGTTCGACGACGCGCAGGCACGCGCTCCGGTCGGCAGCCTGTCAGGCGGGGAAAAGGCGCGGCTGCTGCTTGCGCGGATCATGGCGCGGCCCTCGAATCTGCTGGTGCTGGACGAGCCGACGAACGATCTCGACATCGAGACGCTGGACCTGCTGCAGGACATCCTCGGCGAATACGACGGCACCGTGCTGCTGGTCAGCCACGACCGTGACTTCATCGACCGGGTGGCGGATACGACCGTGGCGATGGAAGGCGACGGCCGCGCCTTGATCTACGCCGGAGGCTGGAGCGACTATCGCGCCCAGCGCGGCGAGGATGCGCCCGAGGCGGTTACGGCCCCGGAACGGCCTGCCAAGGCCGAGGCGGCCAAGGCGGATGCGCCGCGCAGGAACGGCCTCAGCTTCACCGAGAAGCACCGGCTTGAGGCGCTGCCCGCGATCATGGAACGCACCGAGGCCGAGATCGCGAAGCTGGCCGAGTTCCTGGCCCAGCCGGACCTGTTCCAGACCGCGCCCGCCAAGTTCGCCAAGGCCTCGGAAGGGCTGGCCGAGCGGCAGATGGCCTTGGCGGCGGCCGAAGAGGAATGGCTTCAACTGGCCGAGCGCGCCGAGGACTGA
- a CDS encoding serine hydrolase → MARMTVTRRSLLALGLAAPALALPSGGMAQAATLDMTLGAAEAHGQLRAIAIWQGNREVAARGYHGFTPDRPTNIKSASKSIVSALAGIAIGRGVLKGADQPVADVLRDDFPANPDNRLFRVTLGNLLSMQAGLERQSGANYGAWVGSRNWVRAALAAPFVAEPGGRMLYSTASSHLVSAMLTRASGRSTLALAREWLDLPGFQIADWECDPQGIHLGGNQMAMSTRSLLAFGTAYAEGGAGVIPAAWIAESWRPRTQSMFTGSSYGYGWFLARMAGRPVNYGWGYGGQMIYVAPAVRGWPAVAIAMTSDPDQPSGRTGYRDELHGLAAQLLVALG, encoded by the coding sequence ATGGCGCGCATGACAGTGACCCGACGCAGCCTGCTTGCCCTCGGCCTCGCGGCCCCTGCCCTTGCGCTGCCTTCCGGCGGCATGGCCCAGGCGGCGACGCTGGACATGACCCTCGGTGCGGCCGAGGCGCATGGCCAGTTGCGTGCCATTGCCATCTGGCAGGGCAACAGAGAGGTCGCCGCGCGCGGCTATCACGGCTTCACGCCTGACCGACCGACCAACATCAAGTCAGCCTCGAAGTCGATCGTTTCGGCGCTGGCGGGGATCGCCATCGGGCGCGGCGTCCTGAAGGGCGCGGATCAGCCCGTCGCGGATGTGCTGCGCGACGATTTCCCTGCGAACCCTGACAATAGGCTGTTCCGCGTCACGCTGGGCAACCTGCTGTCGATGCAGGCGGGGCTGGAACGCCAGTCGGGCGCGAACTACGGCGCATGGGTCGGCAGCCGGAACTGGGTCCGGGCGGCGCTGGCGGCGCCCTTTGTCGCCGAGCCAGGCGGGCGGATGCTGTATTCCACGGCATCGAGCCACCTCGTATCCGCCATGCTGACGCGCGCATCGGGCCGCTCAACCCTGGCGCTTGCGCGCGAATGGCTGGACCTGCCAGGCTTCCAGATCGCGGATTGGGAGTGTGACCCGCAGGGCATCCACCTTGGCGGCAACCAGATGGCGATGAGCACGCGCTCGCTGCTGGCCTTCGGCACGGCTTATGCAGAGGGCGGCGCGGGCGTGATCCCGGCGGCTTGGATCGCGGAAAGCTGGCGGCCCCGGACGCAGTCGATGTTCACAGGCTCGAGCTATGGCTATGGCTGGTTCCTGGCGCGGATGGCGGGGCGGCCGGTCAACTATGGCTGGGGCTACGGCGGGCAGATGATCTATGTCGCGCCTGCCGTGCGGGGGTGGCCAGCGGTGGCGATTGCGATGACCTCGGACCCCGACCAGCCCTCGGGGCGCACCGGCTACCGGGATGAGCTGCACGGGCTGGCAGCGCAGCTGCTAGTGGCGCTTGGTTGA